In a single window of the Coffea eugenioides isolate CCC68of chromosome 3, Ceug_1.0, whole genome shotgun sequence genome:
- the LOC113767100 gene encoding pentatricopeptide repeat-containing protein At2g13600-like isoform X1 has translation MVDVFSLLAMVARSLLEFKSLEPRHHPKVSANKVSLSLFPTQSHKHTRTNGELLGGGDRLSGNDFSVYNAVQVSLLLFNSNNQLSNHKDNFLQGRKLVTNISFPTTQKGSLYLGNTLLKSSVSYEGYEKTQAQELIDGLHECAANGLLKEAKSIHGHILRCHFTGDNLMVLLNHVMHVYSKCSNFGLARLLFNNMTQRNVFSWTIMIEGSTNNGFLLDGLKYFSEMQKCGIQLDAFTYSVILQLCVGLNCLDLGEMVHARILITGFASHVFVSTSLLNMYAKLGDVEESLKVFDSMNEHNEVSWNAMISGFTANGLYLEAFNHFLMMMEHRYAPDMYSIISVLKAVGMLGDAGKGKQVHNYASNLALDSNVRVGTALIDMYAKCGALSDAQSVFYSNFSNCGLNMPWNAMIGAYSLCNYSQEAVQLYSEMCWNNIKSDVYTYCSVLDAIASLKCSHFLKQVHGKVFKSRYDLMDLSVENAIADAYSKCTSLGDVRKVFDTMKDRDLVSWTTLVGAYSRCSDWEEALVIFSQMREEGFLPNHITFSTILDACVGICSLELGEQLHGLVYKLRLDTDNCINSALVDMYAKCGSITVARKVFDCISSPDVVSWTAIISGYAQHGSAADALQLFRKMEKLNVKATAVTLLCVLFACSHAGMVEEGLDYFWSMEDKYGLEPEMEHYACIVDLLGRVGRLNEAFEFIKAMPIKPDEMVWQTLLAASRIHGNIDLGEIAAKNILLMQPNYSAPYVLLSNMYTEKGSFRYGLQLRKMMKQQGIAKEPGYSCISLKGRVHRFYARDQEHPQKDDIYLKLAELRKMIKAFGYVPDTKCALRGED, from the coding sequence ATGGTAGATGTGTTTTCATTGCTAGCCATGGTAGCACGCTCTCTTCTTGAGTTCAAATCTTTAGAACCTCGACATCATCCCAAGGTGTCAGCTAACAAAGTGAGTCTTTCTCTATTTCCCACTCAATCTCACAAACACACACGCACAAATGGGGAGCTACTAGGTGGTGGTGACAGATTATCTGGTAATGATTTTTCAGTTTACAATGCTGTGCAAGTCTCTTTATTGTTGTTTAACTCAAACAACCAACTTAGTAATCATAAAGACAATTTCTTGCAGGGTAGAAAATTAGTAACCAATATATCATTTCCAACCACCCAAAAAGGGAGTTTATATTTGGGAAACACACTCTTGAAGTCTAGTGTTAGTTACGAAGGTTATGAGAAGACTCAAGCTCAAGAGCTGATCGATGGTCTTCATGAATGTGCAGCCAATGGGTTACTTAAAGAAGCAAAATCTATACATGGACATATATTGAGGTGTCATTTTACCGGTGATAATTTGATGGTTCTACTCAATCATGTAATGCATGTGTATTCAAAATGCTCGAATTTTGGATTAGCTAGGTTACTGTTCAACAATATGACACAGAGAAATGTTTTTTCTTGGACTATAATGATAGAGGGGTCCACAAACAACGGTTTTCTGCTTGATGGTTTGAAGTATTTCTCTGAGATGCAGAAATGTGGAATACAGTTGGATGCGTTCACATATTCGGTAATACTACAGTTATGTGTAGGGTTGAATTGTCTTGATTTAGGTGAAATGGTGCATGCCCGGATTCTCATAACAGGTTTTGCATCACATGTTTTTGTGAGCACTTCACTGCTTAACATGTACGCCAAGTTAGGAGATGTTGAGGAATCACTAAAGGTATTTGATAGCATGAATGAGCATAATGAAGTCTCTTGGAATGCAATGATATCGGGTTTCACAGCAAATGGGCTTTACTTGGAAGCTTTTAACCATTTTCTTATGATGATGGAGCATAGATATGCTCCGGACATGTATAGTATTATCAGTGTCTTAAAGGCAGTTGGAATGTTGGGTGATGCTGGCAAGGGCAAGCAAGTCCACAATTATGCGTCTAATTTGGCTTTGGACTCTAATGTTCGTGTGGGCACTGCATTAATTGATATGTATGCGAAGTGTGGTGCTTTAAGTGATGCACAATCTGTTTTTTATAGTAACTTTTCTAATTGTGGACTAAATATGCCGTGGAATGCTATGATTGGGGCCTATTCACTGTGTAATTACAGCCAAGAAGCTGTGCAACTTTATTCTGAAATGTGTTGGAACAACATAAAGTCAGATGTCTACACTTATTGTAGTGTGCTTGATGCTATTGCCAGTTTGAAGTGTTCCCATTTTTTGAAGCAGGTTCATGGAAAAGTTTTTAAGTCTCGGTATGATTTGATGGACCTAAGTGTTGAAAATGCTATAGCAGATGCATATTCCAAATGCACATCTCTTGGAGATGTAAGGAAGGTCTTTGACACAATGAAAGATAGAGATCTTGTTTCTTGGACCACATTAGTGGGTGCTTATTCTAGATGTTCTGATTGGGAGGAAGCACTAGTAATTTTTTCTCAAATGAGGGAAGAAGGTTTTTTACCTAATCATATCACTTTTTCTACTATACTCGATGCATGTGTTGGCATTTGTTCCCTTGAACTTGGTGAGCAGCTCCATGGCCTTGTTTATAAACTTAGATTGGATACTGATAACTGCATAAATAGTGCTCTAGTTGACATGTATGCTAAGTGTGGCAGCATAACGGTGGCAAGGAAGGTTTTTGATTGCATCTCAAGCCCTGATGTTGTTTCATGGACTGCTATCATATCAGGTTATGCCCAACATGGATCTGCAGCAGATGCACTTCAACTGTTCAGGAAGATGGAAAAGTTGAATGTTAAAGCCACTGCTGTAACTTTGTTGTGTGTTTTATTTGCTTGCAGTCATGCTGGAATGGTGGAAGAAGGTCTTGACTATTTTTGGTCGATGGAGGATAAATATGGTTTGGAGCCTGAGATGGAACACTATGCTTGTATTGTTGACTTACTTGGTCGTGTGGGCCGTCTTAATGAAGCATTTGAATTTATAAAAGCAATGCCAATAAAACCAGATGAAATGGTCTGGCAGACATTGTTAGCAGCATCCAGGATCCATGGGAATATTGATTTGGGAGAAATAGCagcaaagaatattcttttaaTGCAGCCAAATTATTCAGCTCCCTATGTTCTTTTGTCCAACATGTATACAGAAAAAGGGAGCTTCAGATATGGACTTCAATTGAGGAAGATGATGAAACAGCAAGGTATTGCAAAGGAGCCAGGATATAGTTGCATATCATTGAAAGGTAGAGTCCACAGGTTTTATGCTAGAGATCAGGAGCACCCACAAAAAGATGACATATATCTGAAGTTGGCAGAATTAAGGAAGATGATCAAGGCATTTGGTTATGTGCCTGATACAAAATGTGCCTTGCGAGGAGAGGATTAA
- the LOC113767100 gene encoding pentatricopeptide repeat-containing protein At2g27610-like isoform X2 produces the protein MVDVFSLLAMVARSLLEFKSLEPRHHPKVSANKGRKLVTNISFPTTQKGSLYLGNTLLKSSVSYEGYEKTQAQELIDGLHECAANGLLKEAKSIHGHILRCHFTGDNLMVLLNHVMHVYSKCSNFGLARLLFNNMTQRNVFSWTIMIEGSTNNGFLLDGLKYFSEMQKCGIQLDAFTYSVILQLCVGLNCLDLGEMVHARILITGFASHVFVSTSLLNMYAKLGDVEESLKVFDSMNEHNEVSWNAMISGFTANGLYLEAFNHFLMMMEHRYAPDMYSIISVLKAVGMLGDAGKGKQVHNYASNLALDSNVRVGTALIDMYAKCGALSDAQSVFYSNFSNCGLNMPWNAMIGAYSLCNYSQEAVQLYSEMCWNNIKSDVYTYCSVLDAIASLKCSHFLKQVHGKVFKSRYDLMDLSVENAIADAYSKCTSLGDVRKVFDTMKDRDLVSWTTLVGAYSRCSDWEEALVIFSQMREEGFLPNHITFSTILDACVGICSLELGEQLHGLVYKLRLDTDNCINSALVDMYAKCGSITVARKVFDCISSPDVVSWTAIISGYAQHGSAADALQLFRKMEKLNVKATAVTLLCVLFACSHAGMVEEGLDYFWSMEDKYGLEPEMEHYACIVDLLGRVGRLNEAFEFIKAMPIKPDEMVWQTLLAASRIHGNIDLGEIAAKNILLMQPNYSAPYVLLSNMYTEKGSFRYGLQLRKMMKQQGIAKEPGYSCISLKGRVHRFYARDQEHPQKDDIYLKLAELRKMIKAFGYVPDTKCALRGED, from the exons ATGGTAGATGTGTTTTCATTGCTAGCCATGGTAGCACGCTCTCTTCTTGAGTTCAAATCTTTAGAACCTCGACATCATCCCAAGGTGTCAGCTAACAAA GGTAGAAAATTAGTAACCAATATATCATTTCCAACCACCCAAAAAGGGAGTTTATATTTGGGAAACACACTCTTGAAGTCTAGTGTTAGTTACGAAGGTTATGAGAAGACTCAAGCTCAAGAGCTGATCGATGGTCTTCATGAATGTGCAGCCAATGGGTTACTTAAAGAAGCAAAATCTATACATGGACATATATTGAGGTGTCATTTTACCGGTGATAATTTGATGGTTCTACTCAATCATGTAATGCATGTGTATTCAAAATGCTCGAATTTTGGATTAGCTAGGTTACTGTTCAACAATATGACACAGAGAAATGTTTTTTCTTGGACTATAATGATAGAGGGGTCCACAAACAACGGTTTTCTGCTTGATGGTTTGAAGTATTTCTCTGAGATGCAGAAATGTGGAATACAGTTGGATGCGTTCACATATTCGGTAATACTACAGTTATGTGTAGGGTTGAATTGTCTTGATTTAGGTGAAATGGTGCATGCCCGGATTCTCATAACAGGTTTTGCATCACATGTTTTTGTGAGCACTTCACTGCTTAACATGTACGCCAAGTTAGGAGATGTTGAGGAATCACTAAAGGTATTTGATAGCATGAATGAGCATAATGAAGTCTCTTGGAATGCAATGATATCGGGTTTCACAGCAAATGGGCTTTACTTGGAAGCTTTTAACCATTTTCTTATGATGATGGAGCATAGATATGCTCCGGACATGTATAGTATTATCAGTGTCTTAAAGGCAGTTGGAATGTTGGGTGATGCTGGCAAGGGCAAGCAAGTCCACAATTATGCGTCTAATTTGGCTTTGGACTCTAATGTTCGTGTGGGCACTGCATTAATTGATATGTATGCGAAGTGTGGTGCTTTAAGTGATGCACAATCTGTTTTTTATAGTAACTTTTCTAATTGTGGACTAAATATGCCGTGGAATGCTATGATTGGGGCCTATTCACTGTGTAATTACAGCCAAGAAGCTGTGCAACTTTATTCTGAAATGTGTTGGAACAACATAAAGTCAGATGTCTACACTTATTGTAGTGTGCTTGATGCTATTGCCAGTTTGAAGTGTTCCCATTTTTTGAAGCAGGTTCATGGAAAAGTTTTTAAGTCTCGGTATGATTTGATGGACCTAAGTGTTGAAAATGCTATAGCAGATGCATATTCCAAATGCACATCTCTTGGAGATGTAAGGAAGGTCTTTGACACAATGAAAGATAGAGATCTTGTTTCTTGGACCACATTAGTGGGTGCTTATTCTAGATGTTCTGATTGGGAGGAAGCACTAGTAATTTTTTCTCAAATGAGGGAAGAAGGTTTTTTACCTAATCATATCACTTTTTCTACTATACTCGATGCATGTGTTGGCATTTGTTCCCTTGAACTTGGTGAGCAGCTCCATGGCCTTGTTTATAAACTTAGATTGGATACTGATAACTGCATAAATAGTGCTCTAGTTGACATGTATGCTAAGTGTGGCAGCATAACGGTGGCAAGGAAGGTTTTTGATTGCATCTCAAGCCCTGATGTTGTTTCATGGACTGCTATCATATCAGGTTATGCCCAACATGGATCTGCAGCAGATGCACTTCAACTGTTCAGGAAGATGGAAAAGTTGAATGTTAAAGCCACTGCTGTAACTTTGTTGTGTGTTTTATTTGCTTGCAGTCATGCTGGAATGGTGGAAGAAGGTCTTGACTATTTTTGGTCGATGGAGGATAAATATGGTTTGGAGCCTGAGATGGAACACTATGCTTGTATTGTTGACTTACTTGGTCGTGTGGGCCGTCTTAATGAAGCATTTGAATTTATAAAAGCAATGCCAATAAAACCAGATGAAATGGTCTGGCAGACATTGTTAGCAGCATCCAGGATCCATGGGAATATTGATTTGGGAGAAATAGCagcaaagaatattcttttaaTGCAGCCAAATTATTCAGCTCCCTATGTTCTTTTGTCCAACATGTATACAGAAAAAGGGAGCTTCAGATATGGACTTCAATTGAGGAAGATGATGAAACAGCAAGGTATTGCAAAGGAGCCAGGATATAGTTGCATATCATTGAAAGGTAGAGTCCACAGGTTTTATGCTAGAGATCAGGAGCACCCACAAAAAGATGACATATATCTGAAGTTGGCAGAATTAAGGAAGATGATCAAGGCATTTGGTTATGTGCCTGATACAAAATGTGCCTTGCGAGGAGAGGATTAA